The Candidatus Nealsonbacteria bacterium CG07_land_8_20_14_0_80_39_13 nucleotide sequence GCAAGATTTGTTAAAGAAGGTAATACCGTTTATACGCTTATACTTGGGGAAGGCATTACTTCAAGAGATGAAAAGAGAGATAGATATAAAAATGAAGAAGAGATAAAAAAACTGAAAAGCCATATGAAAGCAGCAAGTAAAATAATCGGCGTCAAAGATGCTTTTGTATTTGATTTTCCGGATAACAGATTTGATTCTGTAGCTTTATTAGATATGGTAAAAACAGTCGAGACGATAAAAAAGAGAGTTAACCCTGATATTATTTTTAC carries:
- a CDS encoding GlcNAc-PI de-N-acetylase; amino-acid sequence: MNVLVVAAHPDDEVLGCGGTIARFVKEGNTVYTLILGEGITSRDEKRDRYKNEEEIKKLKSHMKAASKIIGVKDAFVFDFPDNRFDSVALLDMVKTVETIKKRVNPDIIFT